Proteins co-encoded in one Zymomonas mobilis subsp. mobilis ATCC 10988 genomic window:
- the rpsO gene encoding 30S ribosomal protein S15 translates to MSITAERKEALIKEYARVEGDTGSPEVQVAILTERIVNLTEHFKTHAKDNHSRRGLLRLVNKRRSLLDYVKNNDKDRYSSLIARLGLRK, encoded by the coding sequence ATGTCGATCACAGCAGAACGCAAAGAAGCGTTAATCAAAGAATATGCACGCGTCGAAGGCGATACGGGTTCTCCGGAAGTCCAGGTTGCTATTCTGACCGAACGGATTGTTAACCTGACCGAACATTTCAAAACCCACGCCAAGGATAACCATTCCCGTCGTGGTTTGCTCCGTTTGGTTAACAAGCGTCGTAGCCTGCTTGATTACGTCAAGAATAACGACAAAGACCGCTACAGCAGCCTTATCGCAAGACTGGGTCTTCGTAAGTAA
- the truB gene encoding tRNA pseudouridine(55) synthase TruB encodes MTLTPSPTDALHGWIILDKQEGLGSTQAVSAVKRAIRIAGLPKVKVGHGGTLDPLASGVLPVALGEATKLAGYALNSDKVYAFTLAFGAETDSLDREGHITAQSDKRPTREEVESVLSCFRGEIHQIPPVYSALKINGKRACDRVRAGETVTVKGRDITIHELTLDDFSPDQATFIAKVSKGTYIRSLARDIAHKLNCYGHVSYLRRLKSGPFTSEQAISLDKLMEMAQAGKLYQMLLPLTAGLDDIPALAVSSDQAKALRQGQKLIGINAESGLNMAMESQIPVALIEVTGQEARVLRGFNF; translated from the coding sequence ATGACCCTTACGCCCTCCCCGACCGATGCGCTCCATGGCTGGATCATTCTCGACAAGCAAGAAGGCTTAGGCTCAACCCAAGCCGTCTCTGCTGTCAAACGCGCTATCCGTATCGCCGGATTACCGAAAGTAAAAGTCGGTCATGGCGGGACGTTAGATCCCCTTGCCTCTGGCGTTTTACCTGTTGCCTTAGGCGAGGCGACGAAATTGGCGGGCTATGCGCTTAATTCCGACAAAGTCTATGCCTTTACCCTCGCTTTTGGAGCGGAAACGGATAGCTTGGATAGAGAGGGGCACATCACCGCTCAATCAGATAAACGTCCCACAAGGGAAGAAGTGGAATCTGTTCTATCTTGCTTCCGAGGTGAAATACACCAAATCCCCCCCGTTTATTCTGCCTTGAAAATCAATGGGAAACGCGCCTGCGACCGCGTCCGCGCCGGAGAAACGGTGACCGTCAAAGGACGCGATATTACTATCCATGAATTGACCTTAGACGATTTTAGCCCCGATCAGGCTACTTTTATCGCCAAGGTTTCTAAAGGCACCTATATTAGAAGCCTTGCCCGCGACATTGCCCATAAACTGAATTGTTATGGTCATGTCAGCTATTTGCGTCGATTGAAATCGGGGCCATTTACGAGTGAACAGGCAATTTCACTGGACAAATTAATGGAAATGGCGCAAGCTGGAAAGCTGTATCAAATGCTTTTGCCTTTAACAGCAGGGCTGGACGACATCCCGGCTTTAGCAGTTTCCTCCGATCAGGCAAAAGCACTCCGTCAGGGGCAGAAATTGATCGGAATTAACGCAGAATCCGGCTTAAATATGGCAATGGAATCACAAATTCCGGTTGCTCTTATTGAAGTCACTGGGCAAGAAGCCCGGGTTTTGCGCGGTTTCAATTTTTAA
- a CDS encoding thymidine kinase gives MAKLYFYYASMNAGKSTNLLQADFNYRERGMQTLLFTAGIDTRYKQGVIKSRIGLEAPAIAFFEESSLWDIIQEQHVKNPLHCILIDEAQFLNKNQVFELARVCDDLNIPVLCYGLRTDFQAELFEGSKYLLAIADKLAEIKSVCFCGAKATMNLRVDENKKPIRHGQQTDIGGNERYIALCRRHFIEKLNSL, from the coding sequence ATGGCTAAGTTGTATTTTTATTATGCCTCGATGAACGCCGGAAAATCGACGAATCTTTTGCAAGCGGATTTCAATTATCGTGAACGAGGGATGCAAACCTTATTGTTCACGGCCGGAATTGATACCCGCTATAAACAGGGTGTCATAAAATCCCGTATCGGTTTAGAAGCGCCCGCTATCGCGTTTTTTGAGGAAAGCTCTCTATGGGATATTATCCAAGAGCAGCATGTTAAAAATCCGCTGCACTGTATCTTGATAGATGAAGCGCAATTCCTGAACAAAAATCAGGTATTTGAACTTGCCCGCGTCTGTGACGATTTGAATATTCCAGTTTTATGTTACGGTCTTCGCACTGACTTTCAGGCTGAATTATTTGAAGGCTCGAAATATCTGCTGGCGATTGCGGATAAATTGGCAGAAATCAAATCGGTCTGTTTTTGCGGTGCCAAGGCGACAATGAATTTACGGGTTGATGAAAATAAAAAGCCCATTCGTCATGGACAACAAACGGACATCGGAGGGAACGAGCGCTATATCGCGCTTTGCCGCCGCCATTTTATAGAAAAACTCAATAGCTTATGA
- the rbfA gene encoding 30S ribosome-binding factor RbfA has protein sequence MRRNQTPEGHSIRPLRVGEQIRHVLAEMLMRGEIHGDTLDNLFVSISEVRMTPDLRIATVFVKSLGGASDDTVIGVLSKNASFLQAAIAKKIRLKYVPKLRFLADESFEQGSRIDSLLRSPHVQRDLQENDDQEDDSEGSL, from the coding sequence ATGCGTCGCAATCAAACGCCAGAAGGTCACTCCATCCGCCCGTTACGTGTCGGAGAACAAATCCGTCATGTTTTAGCTGAAATGCTGATGAGAGGGGAAATCCATGGCGATACATTAGACAATCTATTTGTCTCTATCAGTGAAGTCAGAATGACTCCTGATTTACGGATCGCCACCGTTTTCGTAAAATCGTTAGGCGGCGCGTCTGATGACACAGTCATCGGCGTTCTGTCAAAAAACGCTTCTTTTCTCCAAGCCGCTATCGCTAAAAAAATACGGCTGAAATACGTGCCTAAGCTCCGCTTTTTAGCCGATGAAAGTTTTGAACAGGGTAGTCGGATTGACTCACTGTTACGCTCGCCTCATGTGCAGCGTGATTTACAGGAAAATGACGATCAGGAAGACGACAGCGAAGGCAGCCTTTAA
- the infB gene encoding translation initiation factor IF-2, translating into MSDNDKPKLGMRAPLGIKRTVETSKVKQSFSHGRSNTVIVETKRRRVINKPGSGDAATAAETAKKQAAPVENTPNKDTAVTQTATKNETVATPAAAPAPAPAPAAPKPVAAEATAQETSKAAPAAAQPVAEKEAAAPASAEAAKPAAIKVTDRGAKKTTEKNGANASGNRPSGNRSQDNRGRQGGRGSQNKNQTRSGGQPRQPRTLAHRDLASRQELQARLLREAEESRLQALEEARRREDRLKQEADLEEQRRIEEKRRLEAEAKVEAEKQAALKEKEKAEAKARAKAEKEAKAAQAKTAGAAEGEEKTRRPAKAAAPKAREERSESPRSPAPRRFTPVSPPRREAPRPAMRDRKGEDRRQSGKLTVTKALSGDEGGARARSLAALRRAREKDKRANQNRAQQVRQIRDVVVPEAITVQELANRMAERGADLVKALFKMGVAVTLTQTIDQDTAELLVTEFGHNIKRVSESDVEIDSSSDVDPEETLKSRPPVVTIMGHVDHGKTSLLDALRGSDVVRGEAGGITQHIGAYQVESPSGEKITLLDTPGHEAFSEMRARGANVTDIVIIVVAADDGLRPQTVEAIDHARAADVPIIIAINKMDKPEANPQRIREALLQYNVQVEAMGGDVQDVEISAAKKTGLDELIEKILLQAEMLELKANPDRAAEGTVVEAKLDRGRGPVATILVRRGTLKVGDIFVVGEFSGRVRAMTDAQGKNQKEAGPSMPVEVLGLSGVPQAGDTLTVVESEARAREVAAYRAEIALRKRTTAQPASLESMFSALKDKQAVEYPLLIKADTQGSVEAIAGALNKISNEDIRVRILHQGVGGITESDVSLAAASGAPIIGFHVRPNSKARDIARRDGVALKFYDVIYDLIDEIKAAMAGKLGPEYFETVVGKAEIREVFSAGKHGRAAGLLVLEGYIRQKLRARVLRNDVIIYNGSIASLRRFKDDVPEVRAGLECGITLEGSTDIKAGDIVETFEVEERARTL; encoded by the coding sequence ATGAGCGATAACGACAAGCCGAAGCTCGGGATGCGGGCGCCGCTGGGAATAAAACGCACAGTAGAGACCAGCAAGGTGAAGCAGAGCTTCAGCCATGGCCGTTCAAATACCGTGATTGTAGAAACCAAAAGAAGACGGGTTATCAATAAACCGGGCAGTGGTGATGCAGCAACGGCTGCTGAAACGGCCAAAAAACAGGCTGCACCGGTAGAAAATACCCCAAATAAGGATACAGCCGTTACTCAAACTGCTACCAAGAATGAAACCGTGGCAACGCCTGCTGCTGCTCCGGCTCCGGCGCCAGCGCCAGCTGCACCTAAACCAGTTGCAGCAGAAGCGACCGCCCAAGAAACAAGCAAAGCTGCGCCTGCCGCAGCACAGCCTGTAGCTGAAAAAGAAGCCGCCGCTCCGGCAAGTGCAGAAGCCGCGAAACCCGCAGCCATAAAGGTTACGGATCGGGGTGCCAAGAAAACGACCGAAAAGAATGGCGCGAATGCTTCCGGCAATCGCCCGTCGGGTAATCGTTCGCAGGACAATCGCGGTCGCCAAGGCGGCCGTGGCAGTCAGAATAAAAACCAGACGCGTTCAGGCGGTCAGCCGCGTCAGCCACGGACATTGGCACATCGTGATCTCGCTTCGAGACAGGAATTACAGGCTCGCCTTTTGCGTGAAGCAGAAGAAAGCCGTCTTCAGGCATTGGAAGAAGCCCGTCGCCGCGAAGATCGCCTGAAACAAGAAGCCGATCTTGAAGAACAGCGCCGGATTGAAGAAAAACGTCGTCTTGAAGCCGAAGCGAAAGTTGAAGCTGAAAAACAGGCTGCTCTGAAAGAAAAAGAGAAAGCTGAAGCAAAAGCGCGCGCTAAAGCTGAAAAAGAAGCCAAAGCGGCTCAAGCCAAAACGGCAGGGGCTGCTGAAGGCGAAGAAAAAACGCGTCGTCCAGCAAAAGCCGCGGCACCTAAAGCCCGCGAAGAGCGGAGCGAATCGCCTCGCTCTCCTGCCCCAAGACGCTTTACACCGGTATCACCGCCAAGACGCGAAGCCCCTCGCCCTGCTATGCGTGATCGCAAGGGTGAAGATCGTCGTCAATCAGGTAAACTGACTGTCACCAAGGCTTTGTCGGGTGATGAGGGTGGCGCACGCGCCCGTTCTTTGGCGGCTTTACGACGCGCCCGTGAAAAAGATAAACGCGCAAACCAGAACAGAGCCCAACAGGTTCGTCAGATACGTGACGTTGTTGTTCCAGAAGCGATTACGGTTCAGGAATTAGCCAACCGTATGGCTGAACGGGGTGCTGATCTGGTCAAAGCCTTGTTCAAAATGGGCGTGGCTGTAACGCTTACCCAGACGATCGATCAGGATACCGCAGAATTGTTGGTCACTGAATTTGGCCATAACATCAAACGCGTTTCTGAAAGTGACGTCGAAATCGATAGCTCGAGCGACGTCGATCCAGAAGAAACGCTGAAATCACGTCCTCCGGTCGTGACGATCATGGGACATGTTGACCATGGTAAGACCTCCTTGCTCGATGCTTTGCGTGGCAGCGATGTGGTTCGTGGTGAAGCCGGTGGTATTACCCAGCATATTGGCGCTTACCAGGTAGAATCACCTTCAGGTGAGAAAATCACCTTGCTCGATACGCCGGGTCATGAAGCCTTCAGTGAAATGCGTGCACGTGGTGCCAATGTTACCGACATTGTTATCATTGTTGTTGCGGCAGATGATGGTTTAAGACCGCAGACGGTCGAAGCCATTGACCATGCTCGCGCAGCGGATGTTCCGATTATCATTGCCATCAATAAGATGGATAAGCCGGAAGCCAATCCCCAGCGCATTCGTGAAGCCTTGCTGCAATATAATGTGCAGGTCGAAGCCATGGGCGGTGACGTACAGGATGTCGAAATTTCTGCAGCGAAAAAGACCGGTCTTGATGAATTGATCGAAAAGATCCTGCTTCAGGCAGAAATGCTTGAGCTTAAGGCCAATCCTGATCGTGCCGCAGAAGGCACTGTCGTTGAAGCCAAGCTGGATCGCGGTCGTGGACCGGTCGCAACCATTCTGGTTCGTCGCGGCACCTTGAAGGTTGGCGATATCTTTGTGGTCGGTGAATTCAGTGGCCGTGTAAGAGCCATGACCGATGCCCAAGGAAAGAACCAGAAAGAAGCTGGCCCTTCTATGCCGGTTGAAGTCCTCGGTCTTTCCGGCGTTCCGCAGGCCGGTGACACCCTTACGGTTGTTGAAAGCGAAGCCCGTGCCCGTGAAGTCGCAGCTTACCGTGCTGAAATCGCCCTTCGTAAGCGGACGACGGCACAGCCAGCCAGCCTTGAATCCATGTTCTCGGCATTGAAGGACAAGCAGGCTGTTGAATATCCTCTGCTTATCAAAGCCGATACGCAGGGTTCAGTCGAAGCAATCGCCGGTGCTCTTAATAAAATTTCGAATGAGGATATCCGCGTTCGTATTTTACATCAGGGCGTTGGTGGTATCACTGAAAGCGATGTCTCCTTGGCCGCAGCTTCTGGTGCGCCGATTATCGGCTTCCATGTTCGTCCGAACAGCAAAGCACGTGATATTGCCCGTCGCGATGGCGTAGCCTTGAAATTTTACGATGTGATCTATGATCTGATCGATGAAATTAAAGCCGCTATGGCTGGCAAACTTGGCCCAGAATATTTTGAAACTGTGGTCGGTAAAGCCGAAATTCGTGAGGTCTTCTCTGCTGGTAAACATGGCCGCGCCGCCGGTCTGTTGGTTCTGGAAGGCTATATCCGCCAGAAATTGCGGGCACGTGTGCTGCGTAATGACGTTATTATTTATAACGGTTCAATCGCATCACTGCGTCGCTTTAAAGATGATGTTCCCGAAGTTCGGGCTGGTCTCGAATGCGGTATCACGCTGGAAGGCTCAACCGACATCAAAGCGGGTGATATTGTCGAAACCTTTGAAGTTGAAGAACGGGCACGCACCCTTTAA
- a CDS encoding DUF448 domain-containing protein, translating into MEDNETVNDELKTDSSRRCILTGGKDSRDYLIRLALAPDGSVHPDVRARAPGRGAWISVDHTALSRAITKGKLKAALQRAFKTSDITISSDLPVRIENALQQQVLNQLGIEARSGRLLTGFERIIDSCRNGQAALLLHASDAAPDGCKKLDHAFQSGKNRNAERQDFQSVKGWVLPVDRMILSLAVGRGNVVHIALTAPTTADRIKKSLMRWCRFIGWNWDTDICIDENADTMAIAGNNVKGSD; encoded by the coding sequence ATGGAAGACAATGAAACCGTCAATGATGAACTGAAGACTGATTCGTCCCGCCGGTGTATTTTAACCGGTGGTAAGGACTCGCGCGATTATCTGATCCGACTTGCCCTTGCCCCAGACGGATCGGTGCACCCTGATGTTCGGGCTCGTGCGCCCGGACGCGGGGCGTGGATCAGTGTTGATCATACGGCACTTAGTCGGGCAATTACCAAAGGCAAATTGAAGGCGGCATTACAACGCGCCTTCAAAACCTCTGATATCACTATTTCTTCTGATCTCCCTGTCCGTATAGAAAATGCGCTTCAACAGCAGGTGTTAAACCAGCTCGGCATAGAGGCGCGTTCCGGACGACTGCTAACCGGTTTTGAACGCATCATAGATAGTTGTCGAAATGGGCAAGCCGCCCTTTTGCTTCATGCCTCGGATGCGGCACCGGATGGTTGCAAAAAACTGGATCACGCTTTTCAAAGCGGAAAAAATAGAAATGCTGAAAGACAAGACTTCCAGTCTGTCAAAGGTTGGGTTTTGCCTGTCGACCGCATGATTTTGTCATTGGCCGTTGGACGCGGAAATGTGGTACATATTGCATTAACTGCACCAACAACAGCTGACCGTATCAAGAAATCTTTGATGCGGTGGTGCCGATTTATAGGTTGGAACTGGGATACCGATATTTGCATCGACGAGAATGCAGATACCATGGCTATCGCTGGAAATAATGTGAAGGGTTCGGATTAA
- the nusA gene encoding transcription termination factor NusA translates to MASAISANKAELLAIADAVAREKLIDRAIVIEAMEEAIQRAARARYGAENDIRAKIDPKTGDMRLWRVVEVVDQVDDFFKQVSVVDAQKLQNGASVGDFIVDPLPPIEFGRIAAQAAKQVIFQKVRDAERERQYAEFKDRIGEIITGIVKRIEFGHVVVDLGRAEGALRRDQQIPRETFRVGDRVRSLIMNVRRENRGPQILLSRSHPNFMKKLFAQEVPEIYDGIIEIKACSRDPGSRAKIAVVSQDNTIDPVGACVGMKGSRVQAVVQEVQGEKIDIIPWSEDLATFVVNSLQPAQVSRVVIDEDDSRIEAVVPDDQLSLAIGRRGQNVRLASQLTGSAIDILTEADASERRQKEFVAHSELFQHDLDVDETLAQLLVAEGFGSLEEVAYVDQAEISAIEGIDEELASELQNRAREALEQREAEAREERRKLGVEDALADLPYMTEAMLLTLGKAGIKTLDDLGDLSTDELVHKKRQDQRRRHSSDNNEEDGILAEYGLSQEQGNEIIMAARAHWFDDAEDETHSSEDTETRSEKA, encoded by the coding sequence ATGGCTAGTGCCATTTCTGCCAACAAGGCTGAGTTGCTTGCGATCGCCGATGCCGTGGCGCGTGAAAAGCTGATTGACCGTGCTATCGTTATTGAAGCGATGGAAGAAGCTATTCAGCGTGCAGCACGCGCCCGCTATGGCGCCGAAAATGACATTCGGGCAAAAATTGATCCGAAAACCGGCGACATGCGTCTGTGGCGTGTCGTTGAAGTAGTCGATCAGGTCGATGACTTTTTCAAACAGGTTTCTGTCGTCGACGCTCAAAAATTACAAAATGGTGCTTCGGTTGGGGATTTTATCGTCGATCCTCTGCCTCCGATCGAATTTGGCCGCATTGCCGCACAGGCTGCTAAGCAGGTTATTTTCCAAAAAGTCCGCGATGCTGAACGTGAACGGCAATATGCAGAATTTAAAGACCGTATCGGTGAAATCATCACCGGTATCGTCAAGCGTATTGAATTTGGTCATGTCGTTGTTGATCTTGGTCGCGCAGAAGGTGCTTTACGCCGTGATCAACAGATTCCGCGTGAAACTTTCCGTGTCGGTGATCGGGTTCGTTCCTTGATCATGAATGTCCGCCGTGAAAATCGTGGCCCCCAGATTTTGCTTTCGCGCTCTCATCCGAATTTCATGAAGAAGTTGTTTGCGCAAGAAGTGCCGGAAATTTACGACGGTATCATTGAAATCAAAGCCTGCTCCCGTGATCCGGGCAGCCGCGCCAAAATTGCTGTTGTCAGTCAGGATAACACGATTGATCCGGTCGGTGCCTGCGTGGGTATGAAGGGTAGCCGTGTTCAGGCCGTTGTTCAGGAAGTTCAAGGCGAAAAGATCGATATTATTCCGTGGTCGGAAGATCTTGCAACTTTCGTCGTAAACTCCTTGCAGCCAGCACAGGTTTCTCGCGTTGTTATTGATGAAGATGACAGCCGTATCGAAGCCGTTGTGCCAGATGATCAACTTTCATTGGCTATTGGCCGTCGCGGGCAGAATGTCCGCCTTGCCAGCCAGTTGACGGGGTCTGCTATCGATATTCTGACCGAAGCCGATGCTTCGGAACGGCGACAGAAAGAATTCGTTGCTCATTCGGAATTATTCCAGCACGACCTTGATGTTGATGAAACCTTGGCACAATTGCTGGTAGCCGAAGGCTTTGGTAGCCTTGAAGAAGTTGCCTATGTTGATCAGGCTGAAATTTCCGCTATTGAAGGTATCGACGAAGAGCTTGCTTCTGAATTGCAGAACCGCGCTCGCGAAGCTTTAGAGCAGCGTGAAGCGGAAGCACGTGAAGAAAGACGCAAGCTTGGTGTTGAAGACGCACTGGCCGATTTACCCTATATGACAGAAGCAATGCTTTTGACCTTGGGAAAAGCTGGTATTAAGACGCTTGATGATCTAGGTGATCTTTCAACTGACGAACTTGTTCACAAAAAACGTCAGGATCAAAGACGCCGTCATTCGTCTGATAACAATGAAGAAGACGGTATTCTGGCTGAATATGGCCTCAGTCAGGAACAGGGGAATGAAATTATCATGGCAGCACGAGCCCATTGGTTCGATGACGCTGAAGATGAAACCCATTCCTCGGAAGACACTGAAACAAGGTCGGAGAAAGCCTAA
- the rimP gene encoding ribosome maturation protein RimP, translated as MTDTAPKAPVVDIPAITALVEPEVKALGLELVRIAMFGGKSDPTLQIMAERPDTRQIGLTECEALSRRLSEIFDEQDPIEDAYRLEVSSPGIDRPLTRRKDYQDWKGFSARIRLSAPLDGRKQFDGEIIGIDDADNVILDCPKVGQKILPFSAIERSKLLLTDALIAATQPLDSEGADQIVREG; from the coding sequence ATGACTGATACGGCTCCGAAAGCCCCTGTTGTTGATATTCCAGCGATTACCGCCTTGGTCGAACCTGAGGTCAAGGCATTGGGTTTAGAGCTTGTCCGTATTGCGATGTTTGGCGGCAAAAGTGATCCGACCTTGCAGATCATGGCTGAACGCCCCGATACGCGACAGATTGGTCTTACCGAATGTGAAGCTTTGTCCCGCCGTCTTTCGGAAATATTCGACGAACAGGATCCTATCGAAGACGCATATCGTCTCGAAGTCAGTTCCCCCGGTATTGACCGGCCTTTAACGCGCCGGAAAGATTATCAGGACTGGAAAGGTTTTTCTGCTCGCATCCGGTTATCAGCACCGCTTGATGGCCGGAAACAATTTGACGGAGAAATTATCGGTATCGACGATGCTGATAATGTTATATTGGATTGTCCTAAAGTAGGGCAGAAAATTTTGCCGTTTTCAGCTATAGAACGGTCAAAATTATTATTGACTGATGCGCTCATCGCCGCCACCCAACCGCTAGACAGCGAAGGCGCCGACCAGATTGTAAGAGAAGGATGA
- a CDS encoding PQQ-dependent sugar dehydrogenase — protein sequence MLGQLCLSAFLLSGCNVIKKYHKVVDEKFAAGRDESGDSSSVLQGQLTPVDRRPFIIHEIAQFNHPMAMSFLPDGTLLVAEKSGQLKLWHPDNKIGVIRNLPDVVSNGQGGLLDIAPHPDFEKNHLIYLSWTESEKLLKEKAALRNGESVDDLSGEDKSAMGAVIGRAELVCDNKGGGRLAGLSVIWRQEPKTEGDVNFGARMTFAPDKSLFISSGDRSQPAAAQDMSINLGKIVRITDIGRIPADNPFNGSSFLKSQIWTSGHRNPLGMAFSPDGRLWENEIGQNGGDKLNLIQKGANYGWPIVTAAAEPSSSTATTPTHPEFTKPKWSWSTSLVPSSLLFYTGNLFPEWKGNAFIGGLASQMLVRMEIKGDKVREADRWPMGHPVRDVAQGSDGALWVLYDDNKGGKLIRLAPPGR from the coding sequence ATGTTGGGGCAGTTATGCCTGTCTGCTTTTTTATTGAGCGGTTGTAATGTGATTAAAAAATATCACAAAGTGGTCGATGAAAAATTTGCAGCCGGTCGCGATGAAAGCGGAGATTCTTCCAGCGTTTTACAGGGACAATTAACGCCTGTTGATCGACGCCCCTTTATTATTCATGAAATTGCCCAATTCAATCATCCTATGGCGATGAGCTTTTTACCGGATGGTACGCTGCTGGTTGCTGAAAAATCAGGACAGCTTAAATTATGGCATCCTGACAATAAAATCGGCGTTATTCGTAATCTGCCTGATGTTGTTAGTAATGGCCAAGGTGGCTTGCTTGATATTGCCCCGCATCCCGATTTTGAAAAGAACCACCTTATTTATCTCAGCTGGACAGAATCCGAAAAGCTGTTGAAAGAAAAAGCCGCGCTTCGGAATGGCGAAAGCGTAGATGATCTATCCGGTGAAGACAAATCAGCTATGGGTGCCGTTATTGGTCGAGCTGAATTGGTTTGTGATAACAAGGGCGGGGGGCGTCTCGCAGGCTTGTCCGTTATCTGGAGGCAAGAGCCTAAAACCGAAGGTGACGTCAATTTTGGTGCCAGAATGACTTTTGCACCGGATAAAAGCCTTTTCATCTCAAGTGGTGACAGATCACAGCCTGCCGCCGCTCAAGATATGAGTATCAATCTCGGGAAGATTGTCAGAATTACTGACATTGGCCGGATTCCTGCCGATAATCCTTTTAACGGAAGCAGTTTTCTAAAATCCCAGATATGGACTTCAGGACATCGTAATCCTTTAGGTATGGCCTTTTCTCCTGATGGACGGTTGTGGGAAAATGAAATTGGCCAAAATGGGGGTGATAAACTCAACCTCATCCAAAAGGGGGCTAATTACGGCTGGCCTATCGTAACAGCGGCAGCCGAACCGTCTTCTTCTACCGCTACCACGCCCACTCATCCTGAATTTACAAAGCCGAAATGGAGTTGGAGCACTAGTCTCGTGCCGTCATCCCTACTTTTCTATACAGGAAATCTGTTTCCTGAATGGAAAGGCAATGCTTTTATCGGCGGTCTCGCTAGCCAAATGCTCGTCCGAATGGAGATAAAGGGCGACAAAGTCCGTGAGGCAGATCGCTGGCCAATGGGGCATCCTGTTCGTGATGTCGCTCAAGGTTCCGATGGCGCTTTGTGGGTTCTGTATGATGACAACAAAGGCGGAAAGCTCATCCGCTTGGCACCTCCGGGACGGTAA
- a CDS encoding ATP-binding protein, producing the protein MLSADDNNLKRIADALERLAPPPAVWADPMASPAYIWRGQNLIAARSFKPFPLDCLTGVDSQKKALLDNTARLANHLAAHDVLLWGARGSGKSALCKSVVGELQKEGADLALIEVAGERVDTLPELFGYIADQPRSFVLFVDDLGFEEGSSAPRILRSLLEGGAEARPDNARLYVTANRRHIIARQVQDTAESFTRDSLDDQLALADRFGLNLGFHVCDQSNYLEMIRGYAARFGLTLDENHALSWVRSRSGLSGRMAWQYIIEIAGEQGRNITL; encoded by the coding sequence ATGCTTTCTGCTGATGATAATAACCTGAAACGGATTGCGGATGCCTTGGAACGTCTGGCACCACCGCCAGCCGTATGGGCTGATCCGATGGCTTCACCGGCCTATATCTGGCGTGGTCAAAATTTAATCGCTGCCCGTTCTTTCAAACCTTTTCCGCTTGATTGCTTGACCGGAGTAGATAGCCAGAAAAAAGCTTTGCTCGATAATACCGCAAGGCTGGCTAATCATCTGGCAGCCCATGACGTTTTGCTATGGGGTGCTAGAGGCAGCGGAAAATCAGCCTTATGCAAATCCGTTGTTGGTGAACTTCAGAAAGAAGGCGCCGACTTAGCTTTGATCGAGGTCGCTGGCGAAAGAGTTGATACGCTACCAGAATTATTTGGCTATATTGCTGATCAACCGCGTAGTTTTGTTCTATTCGTTGACGATCTCGGCTTTGAAGAAGGTAGTTCAGCCCCTAGAATCTTACGTTCACTTTTAGAAGGGGGGGCAGAGGCTCGTCCTGATAACGCGCGGCTTTATGTTACCGCCAATCGTCGTCATATCATTGCGCGCCAAGTACAGGATACTGCAGAATCCTTTACCCGTGACAGTCTTGATGACCAATTGGCTTTGGCTGATCGTTTTGGCCTTAATTTAGGTTTCCATGTTTGTGACCAGAGCAATTACCTCGAAATGATAAGAGGATATGCAGCGCGCTTCGGTTTAACGTTAGATGAAAACCATGCCTTGTCATGGGTGCGCTCTAGAAGCGGCCTTTCTGGTCGTATGGCATGGCAATATATTATTGAAATTGCGGGTGAACAGGGGCGCAATATTACACTTTAA